One stretch of Hymenobacter chitinivorans DSM 11115 DNA includes these proteins:
- a CDS encoding helix-turn-helix domain-containing protein, with protein MVERIRAILQARQLSPTQFADAIGVARPIVSHILSGRNKPSLEVVQKIIGAFPELSIAWLLTGTEPMVAATEPVAAPTPVTPVEVAQSSASAVEAAQKRPRAVTSHLAAAAEAGQPPVRTETPPPTPVEPTPVVVPAPDLTAPAVAPNLIPAAPVASASLPTTPEQPSTAQPAATTAPASVLALAEPGKKIRRIVIFYQDGTFADYQPE; from the coding sequence ATGGTTGAGCGCATCCGAGCCATATTACAAGCCCGGCAACTGAGTCCAACTCAGTTTGCGGATGCTATTGGCGTAGCTCGCCCAATTGTGAGTCATATCCTGAGTGGGCGCAACAAGCCCAGCCTGGAGGTAGTGCAAAAGATAATTGGCGCCTTCCCGGAGCTGTCTATTGCTTGGCTTCTGACCGGCACTGAGCCAATGGTAGCCGCTACGGAGCCCGTGGCAGCCCCAACGCCTGTTACCCCAGTCGAAGTAGCCCAAAGCTCCGCTAGTGCGGTAGAGGCGGCGCAAAAGCGGCCGCGCGCTGTGACATCCCACCTGGCTGCGGCGGCTGAAGCTGGGCAGCCTCCTGTACGCACCGAAACGCCACCCCCAACGCCCGTTGAACCAACTCCGGTGGTGGTGCCTGCCCCTGACCTTACAGCCCCGGCGGTAGCACCTAATTTAATACCCGCGGCGCCCGTTGCTAGCGCTTCACTGCCTACCACCCCCGAGCAACCGAGTACGGCCCAACCAGCCGCAACTACTGCTCCTGCTTCGGTGTTGGCCCTGGCCGAGCCGGGTAAAAAGATCCGGCGTATCGTTATCTTCTACCAGGACGGCACCTTCGCTGACTACCAGCCCGAATAG